From one Misgurnus anguillicaudatus chromosome 2, ASM2758022v2, whole genome shotgun sequence genomic stretch:
- the fbxl7 gene encoding F-box/LRR-repeat protein 7 — MGANNGKQSGSEGKGSSSISSDLSSSTDQTSTKAPKNAATSEDSDLSMRTVSTPSPALILPPRSSSAVLNGSSTSSSAFSTETIAMVHTPPASLTHPQRGLRQPKDQQGAPIDILPDHAFLQIFTHLPTNQLCRCARVCRRWYNLAWDPRLWRTVRLTGDVLHVDRALRVLTRRLCQDTPNVCLTLETVVVSGCRRLTDRGLYTVAQSCPELRRLEVAGCYNVSNEAVFEVVSRCPSLEHLDVSGCSKVTCISLTRDVSVKLSPLHGQQISIRYLDMTDCFALEDEGLHTIAAHCTQLTHLYLRRCVRLTDEGLRFLVIYCPSVRELSVSDCRFISDFGLREIAKLEGRLRYLSIAHCSRITDVGVRYVAKYCVRLRYLNARGCEGLTDHGIEHLAKNCLKLKSLDIGKCPLVSDAGLEQLALNSFNLKRLSLKSCESITGRGLQVVAANCFDLQLLNVQDCDVPLEALRFVKRHCKRCIIEHTNPAFF; from the exons ATTCGGATCTTAGCATGCGAACAGTGAGCACGCCCAGTCCAGCTCTGATTCTGCCACCTCGTTCATCTTCAGCCGTTCTCAATGGCTCCTCTACGTCCTCCTCCGCCTTCAGCACAGAAACCATTGCCATGGTGCACACCCCACCCGCATCCCTCACCCATCCTCAAAGAGGCCTGCGGCAACCGAAGGACCAGCAGGGGGCGCCCATCGACATTCTTCCCGATCATGCCTTTCTGCAGATCTTTACCCACCTGCCCACCAATCAGCTGTGCCGGTGTGCCCGCGTGTGCCGTCGGTGGTACAACTTGGCGTGGGACCCTCGCTTGTGGAGGACTGTCCGGCTGACGGGTGATGTGCTACATGTGGACCGCGCGCTTCGGGTTCTGACTCGCAGACTCTGTCAGGATACTCCCAATGTTTGTCTCACCTTGGAGACGGTTGTGGTCAGTGGCTGTCGGAGACTGACGGATCGAGGACTGTACACAGTGGCACAGTCTTGTCCAGAACTCCGTCGTTTAGAGGTTGCCGGGTGTTACAACGTGTCGAATGAAGCCGTGTTTGAAGTGGTCTCACGATGCCCCAGTCTGGAGCACCTGGATGTTTCAG GGTGCTCCAAGGTAACCTGCATAAGTCTAACTCGGGATGTGTCTGTGAAATTGTCCCCTCTTCATGGCCAGCAGATCTCCATCCGCTATCTTGACATGACGGACTGTTTCGCATTAGAAGATGAAGGCTTGCACACCATTGCAGCCCACTGTACTCAGCTTACTCACCTGTACCTGCGCCGCTGCGTGCGTCTGACCGACGAGGGCCTGCGTTTCTTGGTCATCTACTGCCCGTCCGTGCGTGAGCTCAGTGTCAGCGACTGCCGCTTCATCAGTGACTTTGGCCTGCGAGAGATCGCTAAGCTGGAGGGCCGCCTGCGTTACCTTAGCATAGCGCACTGCAGTCGTATCACCGACGTGGGTGTGCGCTACGTGGCTAAATACTGTGTCAGACTGCGTTACCTGAATGCTCGTGGCTGTGAGGGATTAACAGACCACGGCATTGAGCACCTTGCCAAAAACTGCCTCAAGTTAAAGTCATTGGACATTGGGAAGTGTCCCCTGGTGTCGGATGCAGGCCTGGAACAGCTTGCGCTAAACTCTTTCAACCTGAAAAGACTGAGTCTGAAGTCGTGCGAAAGCATCACGGGGCGTGGGTTACAAGTGGTAGCAGCAAATTGCTTTGACCTTCAGCTGCTGAATGTTCAGGACTGTGACGTACCACTGGAGGCGCTGCGCTTCGTCAAACGGCATTGTAAACGCTGCATCATTGAACACACCAATCCGGCCTTTTTTTGA